CAAAAGAAGCCATATCGCAAGATGATATAGATGCGTACAACCTCTATTTAATGAAGAAACGTAGTTATATGAAGCAAAGGAGATAAAGTATGAATTCAATCCTTAATTATGAGCAGTTACGCCTTATAGTCGTTACTGTAATTAGCACCCTATTAGGTATGATTACGCCTACTAATGGGTTTGTTTTAGCTCTCATTATTATGAGTAGCTGGAATATATGGTGTGGTATGCGTGCAGATGGTGTGGTTATACACACCTGCAAGAATTTTAATAAAAAGAAATTCAGAGGAGCATTAAAAGAATTGTTGCTTTACATTGCTATTATTTACCTCATACATTCTGTAATGGTTATGTGTGGAGATAAGGCAATAGCCTTGTATGCTGTAAAGAGCATAACTTATGTATTTGCATACGTTTACCTACAACACTCATTTCGCAATTTAACTATTGCATACCCTAACAACCTTGCAATATGGGTTATTTACCTTGTTATACGTTTGGAATTTAAGCGAGCAATGCCCAGCCATATTAAACCTATTATTGAGCAATACGAGCAAAAGAAAGCAAAACAAAAAGAAGAGGAGGCAAAAAATGAAAGTAATAATTGATAATGGACACGGCAAGGACACACTGGGCAAACGTAGCCCAGTGTGGGCTGATGGCTCACAGTTATTCGAGTGGAGGTATGCACGAGAAATAGCCGTAATACTGGAGCAAGAACTTGTAGGGCGAGGCATTGATGCAGTACGCATTGTACCCGAAGATACAGATATATCGTTACGAGAACGATGTAATAGGGTGAACAAGCTATGCGCAAAAGTAGGAGCTAAAAACTGCCTGCTTGTAAGCATACATTGTAATGCTGCTGGAAATGCAGGGAAGCCTATGCAAGCAAGAGGCTGGAGTGTGTTTGTAGGGCTTAACGCCTCACAAAATAGCAAATCATTAGCAACCCTTTTCAGCGCAAGTGCAGAGGCGCAAGGCTTAAAGGTGCGTGTTAGCTCTCCAAACCAAAGATACTGGGTGCAAAACCTTGCTATGTGTAGAGATACCAAATGCCCAGCAGTGCTAACTGAAAACTTATTTATGGACAACGAACAGGATTGCAAACTGCTACTCTCTAATGAGGGGAAACAGAAAATCGTTGAAACGCACGTGCAGGCAATCCTTGATTACATTAGTATGATATGAAAAGGTATTTAATTGTATTATTGCTTGCTGCTGTTGCGTTGGCATTTGGAGCTATACAAAGGTGTAGCAAGCTGAAAGAGGAGAACAAAAGGTTGGCAAATAACCAAACCGCTCTTATGCAAGAGGTTAAATTGTACAAAACCCAAGATGGTAAAAATGCTGCAAAGGTTGTTGAGCTATCTCTGAAAGGGAAAGAGTTTAAGCAACTCAATAGCTACCTTAAAGAGGAGGTAGAGAGGCTGGGG
The Prevotella sp. HUN102 genome window above contains:
- a CDS encoding N-acetylmuramoyl-L-alanine amidase — encoded protein: MKVIIDNGHGKDTLGKRSPVWADGSQLFEWRYAREIAVILEQELVGRGIDAVRIVPEDTDISLRERCNRVNKLCAKVGAKNCLLVSIHCNAAGNAGKPMQARGWSVFVGLNASQNSKSLATLFSASAEAQGLKVRVSSPNQRYWVQNLAMCRDTKCPAVLTENLFMDNEQDCKLLLSNEGKQKIVETHVQAILDYISMI